A section of the Nitrospinaceae bacterium genome encodes:
- a CDS encoding PilZ domain-containing protein, with the protein MEDKRDFTRFDYPTDSTHSPSEFFISVPELSDEPLHPEDFSAGGFKLNLPKCPRLGDKCTCTINLYDITLSGLAATVAHIFENRTDPTTWSVGLSIEISDNERDHLSSLMMAFINGEKEII; encoded by the coding sequence ATGGAAGATAAACGCGATTTTACGAGATTTGATTATCCTACCGATAGTACGCACTCGCCATCGGAATTTTTTATTTCGGTTCCCGAGCTTTCGGATGAGCCTCTTCATCCTGAGGATTTCAGCGCGGGCGGTTTTAAGCTGAATCTGCCCAAATGTCCCAGACTAGGTGATAAATGCACCTGCACAATAAATCTGTATGACATTACCCTCTCGGGTTTGGCCGCCACGGTAGCGCATATATTCGAAAACCGCACAGATCCAACTACTTGGTCCGTGGGCCTATCGATCGAGATTTCTGATAATGAGCGGGATCATCTCTCCTCGTTGATGATGGCCTTCATCAATGGCGAGAAGGAGATAATCTAA
- a CDS encoding antibiotic biosynthesis monooxygenase produces the protein MADDRVFIFATLKPQAGKESAAEELLRGMCEPSRAEAGCVFYNLFTARDGSGSFHFIECWNNQAALDAHREMPHYKNFREHLGNLMDGPPKGQLLEAVDFSRGTSP, from the coding sequence ATGGCCGATGATCGTGTTTTTATTTTCGCCACCCTAAAGCCACAAGCTGGAAAAGAGAGCGCCGCAGAAGAGCTGCTTAGAGGTATGTGCGAGCCATCTCGCGCCGAGGCAGGTTGTGTCTTCTACAACCTTTTTACTGCCCGCGATGGTAGCGGGAGCTTTCACTTCATCGAATGCTGGAATAATCAAGCTGCCCTCGACGCTCACCGCGAAATGCCTCACTACAAAAATTTCCGCGAGCATCTCGGCAATTTGATGGATGGCCCGCCAAAGGGGCAACTACTCGAAGCTGTGGATTTCTCCCGGGGCACCTCACCTTGA
- a CDS encoding peptidylprolyl isomerase codes for MVFKATITTNRGDINLNLFEEHTPVTVANFVNLVQRGYYDDLIFHRVIDNFMIQGGCPQGTGTGGPGYTFEDECTPKLKHDSAGVLSMANAGPGTNGSQFFITHAETSWLDGKHTVFGLVTEGQRVVDKIQQGDAIEKITIEGDTSALLDAQNDNISEWNAILDD; via the coding sequence ATGGTATTTAAAGCGACAATCACGACCAACCGCGGCGACATCAACCTCAATCTATTCGAGGAGCACACCCCGGTGACAGTGGCAAACTTCGTCAACCTCGTTCAGCGTGGCTACTACGATGACCTCATCTTCCACCGGGTAATCGACAATTTCATGATTCAAGGCGGCTGCCCCCAGGGCACCGGCACAGGCGGCCCTGGCTACACTTTTGAGGATGAGTGCACCCCGAAACTAAAACATGACTCCGCCGGCGTACTTTCAATGGCGAACGCAGGGCCCGGCACGAATGGCTCTCAATTTTTCATTACGCATGCAGAAACTTCCTGGCTTGACGGAAAACACACGGTTTTCGGCCTCGTCACAGAGGGCCAGAGAGTCGTGGACAAAATTCAGCAAGGCGACGCCATCGAAAAAATTACCATCGAAGGCGACACGAGTGCCCTGCTAGATGCACAAAACGACAATATTTCAGAATGGAACGCCATTCTCGACGACTAA
- a CDS encoding DMT family transporter: protein MIDLLIYGIRGEYLATISSLLYAITLISIRAGMAGGTPFAALLTVNTIVSIGGLTVAAIRGTLFSTALAPVLWFVVTGICAQGIGTLTHYFGIERMGVSRATAVQSITPLWGVLFAFVVLGERPGIAVISGTVAIVAGVVLLSLPEKRFEEGGWVQRAVLFPLVSSVVYAFVPIFAKFAFAYQQTPVLGLGVAFGSASIVMFLVRRKIPGGGVIQANSRSFGFFVLAGVMNMVGAIIYWSALVAGSVSTILPISRLYPLWVLVLGALFLGRMEKISIRVVLAGVIVVFGGVLITIYQ, encoded by the coding sequence ATGATTGATTTGCTTATCTACGGCATTCGGGGAGAATATCTCGCCACTATCTCCTCTCTGCTCTACGCGATAACTCTGATTTCCATCAGGGCCGGGATGGCGGGCGGCACCCCTTTTGCCGCTTTGCTAACAGTGAATACGATAGTCTCGATTGGCGGGCTAACAGTTGCTGCCATCAGGGGAACGTTGTTTTCGACGGCACTTGCTCCAGTGTTATGGTTTGTCGTGACCGGAATATGCGCCCAGGGAATCGGCACGCTTACCCACTACTTCGGTATTGAGCGAATGGGGGTGAGCCGGGCGACAGCGGTACAGTCCATTACACCTCTTTGGGGAGTGTTGTTTGCGTTTGTTGTGTTGGGAGAGCGGCCTGGAATCGCCGTTATTTCTGGGACGGTGGCGATTGTCGCCGGGGTGGTACTGCTTTCCTTGCCCGAGAAGCGGTTTGAGGAGGGAGGGTGGGTGCAGCGGGCGGTGCTATTCCCGCTGGTGTCCTCTGTGGTCTATGCTTTTGTGCCAATTTTTGCGAAATTTGCCTTTGCCTATCAGCAGACGCCGGTGTTGGGCCTTGGCGTTGCATTTGGAAGCGCTTCAATCGTGATGTTCTTGGTGAGGAGGAAAATACCGGGAGGTGGAGTCATCCAGGCCAACTCCAGGAGTTTTGGATTTTTTGTCCTGGCCGGGGTGATGAATATGGTGGGTGCCATTATATATTGGAGCGCTCTGGTGGCTGGGAGCGTATCGACTATTCTTCCTATCAGTAGGCTTTATCCGCTCTGGGTGCTTGTCCTGGGAGCGTTGTTCCTGGGGAGGATGGAGAAAATCTCGATCCGGGTGGTTCTGGCGGGAGTTATAGTCGTTTTTGGAGGTGTTTTAATAACAATATATCAATAG